Proteins encoded in a region of the Bicyclus anynana chromosome 27, ilBicAnyn1.1, whole genome shotgun sequence genome:
- the LOC112054379 gene encoding uncharacterized protein LOC112054379 produces the protein MCDGACSCRRMLVQASAHEGNAAEVYAERGGPCCSQWLWYMLWHWITMGVMNSRRQDDPKAQDDKATEDPNSEDTSMKIKLFRLMFETIKDSDLKVRRAELVKAQYGNYSTFEIGFLIGDITDKLNVVTDISLTLKKMYAEWKPMEHINAYEQIANKAIEISHLIDVVKIVHKKITNKHEKESVEGQ, from the exons ATGTGTGATGGTGCGTGCTCATGCAGACGCATGCTCGTGCAGGCGAGTGCTCATGAAGGCAATGCTGCAGAAGTTTATGCAGAGCGCGGAGGACCGTGTTGTTCGCAGTGGCTCTGGTACATGCTGTGGCACTGGATTACAATGGGGGTGATGAACTCCAGAC GGCAAGACGACCCGAAAGCCCAAGATGACAAAGCTACTGAAGACCCCAATTCCGAAGACACCAGTATGAAAATCAAACTTTTCCGGTTAATGTTCGAAACAATAAAAGACAGTGACCTAAAGGTACGAAGGGCAGAACTAGTGAAGGCGCAGTATGGCAACTATTCGACTTTCGAAATAG gttttcTAATAGGGGATATAACTGATAAATTAAACGTAGTAACGGATATATCTTTGACGTTGAAGAAAATGTACGCCGAGTGGAAACCAATGGAACATATAAATGCTTACGAGCAAATAGCTAACAAGGCTATAGAAATCAGCCATTTAATAGACGTAGTCAAGATCGTTCATAAGAAAATAACCAATAAACACGAGAAAGAATCGGTAGAaggtcaataa
- the LOC112054381 gene encoding uncharacterized protein LOC112054381, with protein sequence MEFWMEAISKKRKFIPLDRNSDMQTKLRHANLIRERHEQRVQYKLGSIAAGIQGHFRDMLNYYRIMAEIKSFKRETYDVWAIITAFTILQGKYNEIRLECGLYRDIVQELEKTSSTHGYTTPARTKRATGRRANTWRPRKLL encoded by the exons atggaattttggaTGGAAGCCAtctcaaagaaaaggaaattcataccgctcgATAGGAATTCCG ATATGCAGACCAAGTTAAGGCACGCAAACCTAATTCGCGAAAGGCATGAACAAAGGGTCCAATACAAGCTCGGGTCCATAGCTGCCGGCATCCAGGGTCACTTCCGAGACATGCTCAACTACTATCGTATCATGGCTGAGATCAAGAGTTTTAAAAGGGAAACGTACGATGTCTGGGCTATTATTACCGCTTTTACAATTTTGC AGGGTAAATACAACGAGATACGGCTGGAGTGTGGTCTCTACCGCGACATAGTCCAAGAGTTGGAAAAAACCAGCAGCACGCACGGCTACACCACGCCGGCGCGCACCAAGCGAGCGACCGGACGGCGAGCGAACACTTGGCGGCCGAGAAAACTACTCTAA